GTTTTTACCAATATAATGGTTGGTTTCTTCTTTCAACTGATTTCTTAAATCATAGGTATAAGTTATCTTCAACACACCATTTTCTGAAACTGTTAAAATATTCCCTGCAACATCATAGGTGTAACTTAAAGTCGAAGCACCATTTGTCACGCTTTTCACTTTACTTGTCGTTAATCCGGCTCCGTCGCTTTCCTTCATCTGATATGTTGTCACAAAAGGTGTTGCTGTTTTTAATGTCCTTTTTAACCCTCGTGCAAGATCATCGTATGAGTAACTTACTTTGCTAATATCATTTACTTTGATTTCAGAGATAAGGTCTGGCAGCTGCTTTAATTCCGGATTGCCAAAGACATACTGAGTCTTAAATACTCTATCATCGACTTTATTTACCAGATAATTCACACGATTGTATTTATCATAAGACAATGCCAAACGTTGATTTTTAATGGTTGGACCCGAACGTTTTATCTCAATTAGACGTCCTGTTATATCGTATTCATATTCGTATAAACGACCTGTATTTCCATCTTCATCTTTAACAAGGTTCCCCATAGAATCATAGAAAGCGTTAAAGATGCAGCGACCCGGAGTATTACTCTGCCAAATAACACGTTGATACTTATCTGTAAAATTCAAGACATCTTGAAAGTTAGCATAGTAGGTCCTTGACAGATTTCCAACACCTTTTTCATAAGCATTAACAAGATACATCTGTCCGCCAAGATTGACTTTTGTCATATTCCCTAGTCCGTCATACTCAAACGTATAATCAAAGCCGTTATGTGTAATTTTTGTCAACGTATCTTTATCGTAAGCAAATTGGACTTCATCAAACGTTTTTTCGTCAATTTTTGTGCGTACTCTTTCTAAATTCTGACTCTCCGTATTATAGAAACGTTCAGTTAATTTTCCTCCTGTCTCTGCGACAGAGGTAAAATACTGATTCTTTGCATCGTAATTGTAAGTAACGGTGTTTCCATTAGGATCAGTCATCGTTTTTACCTGACTTTGATCATCGGTATATGTCACTTTAGAACGAACTACATCTGAAATTTCTTCCATTAAAAACTGTTGGGTTTCTGCACCTTGATCATTAAATACATCCAAATTCGTACCAATAGCATACGAACCACCTGCTACACCGAGCGTATTTAATCCACCATTATCAGCTTTCATATTCACACGATAGGTTCCATTACTATTTAGTGTGAATTTAAATTTTTTGCGATCATCATTTGTTTTGTCAGCCAAGGACATCTTATTGTCTGCCCCAATTTGAAGAACTTTACTTTCAATATGCAGTGGATGGATATAGAAATATCCAGCTTCATTCGGTACAGCCTCCAAACGGAATCGCTGATTGTCACCGCCATTTAAATGGCTCTGGACCACCAAGGTGCCATTATCTGTTCCAATATTATTTACATCCCAATACTGTCCGTCATGGCGTATTCTAATAAAATAACTTTTATTCACAGTAGGCGCATCTGATAGCGGTAAATCCAAATCTGCCGGTTCAAAATACCAACTCTGGTCAGGATGCTCATCCACGATACCTCGAATGTCAATATTTGTACCGGATTCCATATGCCCACCCTGATTAGTTAAAACACGTTTATCGTTCGTACATTTTGCTGCAATTTGATAGCTACCATCTGAAACAACTTTTAGTTTAAATCGCTGTGCATTTGAATTATTCCGATCATAGATTGCCGCATTGGCTCCATCTGCATCCTGGGCATTGGTGATATCCAAAACTCGGGTACTGCTGCACAATGGCTGAAGCATAATGTATCCTTCTTTGCCATCGATAACTTTCCATTTCTGGCTTACAGAGCCATTATAAGTATACTGCCATACGTTGGTATTATTCGTATCTGTGCCTCCACTCACATCCAAATATTTTCCAGATGTTTTCTGACGGATAAAATATACTCTTCCCGGGACAACCGAGCCTGAATTCCGTGTATGTTCCATTTTTGATTCAATCGGGTTACCTACCGCATCATGTTTGAAACGAGTGACAACGCCTTGGGCATTTCGAGCTAATTTTAAATTGTTTTTACTGTCATTCGCATATTCGAAAGCAGAACCATCTGGATTCACCATCCGTGTAATATTTGCATTGCCGTCATACGTAAAATGCGATGCCTTCGATGCGTTTTTAGATGATACCAATTCACCATTCGAATCATATACATAACTTTGACCATTATCTTTAATTAATTGGACACTGTCAAAGAATGCATAGTTATTGGTATCCGCAAAGAAAATATAGATATGAATCGCTGTGTATTTTCTTGTACTTCCAGGTATCCCGTCATCAGTAGAAACGACACCTCCAACATACTGCCATTCTGTAGAATATGGTGTAAAATCAAAATTAGTCCATTTAGGATCTCCTGATTCATAAAGTACAGCTGCTGAAATTCGGAACTCTTTTCCAGGGATTGGATTAGCACTCACGCGACAGCTTAAGTGAAAAACATCTCCTTGCTCACCGGACACATTAATGGCTTGGGAGAATGATTTTCTTCTTCCAAACTCACCGCCAATTCTTAGACAATATGCACCATCTTTATTTGAAGGGTTTGACGTATCTGGGTTGTTTGAGTACTTGATTCTTCCGTCTTTATCTGATGTTTCTCCTCCACCCCAATATTTAGGTGACATATCAGAATCGCCGGCAAGTTCAAAGCTCGGATTGTTAATTAAATTAAGTTTGTTCGCAATTCGAACACCTTTATCGATCTGGAATCCGTCAAACCAAGCGGTCCCAGTCGCATTGTTAACGCCGCCCATAATTTTGAATTTAGTTCCCGTTGTAGTATCTGCGACAAAATCTGTCTGAATACGCACCCATCCATCATTAATATTTGAGTCGGTCGTACCGACCACTGGTTTAGAAGTTTTTATGATTTTATTTGTACCATCATCATTAATTTTTACCACCATTAAAACTGCTCCAGCATTCGAACCACTACCTTCAATAATATTTTGTGTTTTTACATAAGCAGATAGCGTAAAGGATACATACTTCGATAAAATATCGACATCCTGTGCTGCTCCAGCCATTGAATTTGCCGTGGACTTTGTTACTTTGATGGAACGCTTATCCATAAATCCACAATCACTTACTCGATCAACACCATAGCTTAGTCCACTCACTAAAGCATAGAAATGCCAGGAGTCTGAAACATTTTCAAAGCATGGATTCTGAATGAGATTATGGGCTGTTGCCTGTGTTTTACCACTCGTATTTAATTTGTTATTATTCATATTTGAAGAATAGTAAGCATAAGCCGCCGCATTCCCGTCATCATCGATAACATTTAACGGTCTCCCAAGATTATCAAACTGATAGGTTGTGTAAAGGTTGTCCGCTTTCGTATCAAGTTTGCCGTCCTTACCACAACTTTCAAAGGTTGTTCGATTCCCATTTTTGTATGTAATGGCAATAGATTGTCCAGTTTCACTTCCATTAAATTCAGCTACTTTAGACACTCGCGGGACCTGCATATCACTTGAATAGCTGTATTCAATTGAATAGCCAGACGGCGCTGTCACTTTCTTTAGTTTATGTCCTTCGTAGGTAAACTGTGTAAAAGTCCCATCTGGATATGTAATTTTGACGAGATTACCACTGCCATCGTAAGCATAACTGGTGTTTCGTCCAAAAACATCAACAATTGCTTCCAATCGACTCATATCCGCATTGTAACGAAACTCGATAACTTTATCAGCCCCATCATGGACATTGCCAAGGAAATTCCCAGCACTGTTCGGTCCATAATTATAAGCAATTGTGTTACCATTTGGATCAATAACACGCCTTAAGTATCCCCAAACGTCAAATTTCATAATCGTCTTGTCTTTACAAGTTAACTGATGTTTGAGTTCTCCTTCGTCGATGGATTTATACTCGAGGGACATACCATCTTCGTCTTTATTTTCTTTTGTAATATAGTGTTTTGTTCCATCTTCGTCGGTATAAACATATGGACTGTCTGTAATCCCTGTACTGTCGATACGCTGCATTCCATTAATACGCCATCCATAGCCGAACCTTGATGCATTATTCGATTCTGAGAGGTTGTAGAAATGTTTGATCATTACCGGGGCACGACCTCCTGAAGTCTGTGCATCTAAATGTTCATATACTAAATTTCCATTAAAATCATTAACATGTCCTTTGCCGGCACGTCCAAGTTCCTGTTCGTGGTAGCTCCAGTAATTTTCTAATCCTGTCGCATTTTTATAGACAAAGAACCCAGTTGGATACTGTTCCACACCGCCAGGCATTCCTGCAACCCCAAAGTCAAAATTGCTGGTAAAGAACCTTGCCACAGCATCTCTACTTAAATCTTCATATCCACGAAGCATAATGCCGTTATTAATGCCGGTATCATACCACTTTCTTACCAAACGCGTTATATTAAAGTCTTTTGGTGTATAAGTTGTTGTATTACCAACAGTTACTGTGCTAACGTCCTGAAAATCTAAAGTGACATAGTCAGTCCCTGGCATGGTGTTCCAGGTTGTATCCGGCGACCATGCTCCTGTGGGTTCATAGGCAACAATCTTGAAAGATTGTTCTCCAATGGCTGAAAATTCATACTGCCATACCCTTAAAACAGCATTATAAATAATATCACCTGGATCTAACTTGGGTAACTGTTTGAACTTAATCAATGCGCGACAGGTTCCTTCTGCATAATTTCTGCCTACATTGAAAGAACCATAAGCTGATAATTGTCCAGAGTTAGGGAGTTTTGTACAAACAAAGGTATCGTCAATGTCATTTTGAGTTTTCTGGGTCTCAGTTACTGGATCAATGATGACTGGATAAACGCGTTCATCGGACAGTAGCCAGCTTTCATTTGGAATAATCGTTAAAACACTTGAATTATCACTAACTGTTGCCAATTGGTAAGACACATCCGTTGAAATCCGACCTTTTCCATCAATCATAAACGGTAAGGGATATGTAAAAACAACTTTTTTCTCAGGTCCACGTTCGATAAAATCGATTGTTCCATTTTCGCATTTTAACGCACTCAGTCCGTTATGTTTGATTTGAAAGCACAATACTGTGTCAGAAGCTGCTTTTTCTTTGATAATAATATTTTCTTTTATCTTATCGCCCTGTAAGACATACTGAATATCAACGTTTGGCCATACATTTGGGTAATATCCTTTGCTGATCGCCTTACGAATTGTCGTTTTTTCATTGTTGTATTCAGCAATATCTTTTTGCGTGTCCAGTGCCTTGGAAACAAGCGCTTTACGGGCAGTTTTAACACTGACAGGATTGTGTTGAATAACGAATGAAACAGACTCTTCATCTGAAGCCATTCTTGTTTTTGCTGACCTTTCGGCGGCCTCTTTAATGCCCCAGGACAAAACGAAATCATCCTTTTCAATTTGAACCATTTTATTTTTTTTCGCTTTTTTAGCGAATTTCACATGAACATTAGATTCTGTGTTTACATATACTTCTCCTAAATTTTCTGAAACATCTGATATTAAGGTATTGTCGAATTCTTTCCAAACTCCATTTTTTTCAAAATGTACAGGATCTTTGTAAACAGTCGCGATCATGCTGCCATCTTTTCTGCGAAAGCTTTTGCAATGAGCATTTCGTTTTTCTAGAATTTCACCTGTAATCGGTATTTCAACTTCCGGATTATACGCCGGTATTTCGTATTCTTTATTCAAAGGTCTATTCTGTTTTGATAAATCCTCTGAACTAAAAGGGATTAATCTTTCATTTAATTTTTTCATTGTATATTTTCCTTCTTTCTTATGAATTTAACTAGCAATGTGCACTTGCCAGTTAAAGAAGGACCGGTCCTCTGCTTTAGTTTTTAGCCTTATGCAGCGTCGGGCACTTTTTTGTAATTCTATTTTAGCCGAGTTTTTCTTCTTTGTCTGTGTGTAGTTTGTGTGTTGTTAATCATTCCATTGAAAATGCACAAAACTTTTGTCATAATAACGGATGGTTTTTAGTCCATACCTTTCTCCAGCGTCTGCCACCTCATCGACCGTGTAGCCATTGGCGGCATAGACGGCAATATCCGCCGCCCGCCCCAATTTATGGTATGAATCCGGGACACCACCTACTTCTTCATTAAGGATGTCACACCTTACGCCAGAAGTAACAACCAGAGGAATCCCTAGTTCTTTCCGAACGCACTCCAGCTTTTCAATAAGTGTCCGGTTCATCGGAACCGGAAAGCCGTCGCAATACTTGCCGCCACATTCACAGATAAATTCCTGCATATTGAAATGCTCAGTTACCTGTTCATTCGGATCAAAAGCCGGCGCCGGATCGGCTGTAGCATAGCCAAATAAGGCCGCTTCGGTGTTATAGCCTACGATGCCGTCAGCAACGAGTCCAAAATCGACCTGCAACGCCTTAACGGCTGCATCGGTCAAAGGACCTGGAAGACCATCCACCGGGCAGCCATATCCTTTTGCATTGAGTTGTGCCTGAATACCGCGCACCTGTTCAGAGAGATGCTCTGTGGTCACTGGACCCGCAATACCATCAGCTTCGATACCATACCCTTCTTGCGCACGTCGGACAGCCGCTTGGGTTTCTGGCCCATCCTGTCCATCAACAGTACCAGGCGCATAATTACAAAGTTTTAAAGCTTCTTGTACTTGTGTTAAAACCATTTCCATTATTTTTCACCTCCTTTCCCCTCTTTTTTCTTTTTTAGTACTTGTTCTGAGTCACCTATTTTAGGCGTAGTTGGATCGACAATGATTCCCATGGTGACAGCACAGATAACAGCTGCATTCAAAATTTTTTCAATTAATGGGACATTGAAGTCTACAGCAATAAATCCCTGAATATACTGCAAAACCAGCACTATCAAACCAATACAGGCGATCCAGAAAGCTTTGTTCCGTAATCGAATTTTAAAATTCACTTTTGAGACCACCTTCTTTCTTTATCGAATGCTTAATTTCAACCGCGATCTGTTCAGCTCTTTTCGATAAACTTATTATAGCAGCATTCTCATTAAAACGCTGTGCTTAGTTTGTGCTTTATTTTCTTTAAAATTAAAAAGAGCCAATTGGCTCTTTGGGGAAAGTGGGAGGATTGAATTATTTAGTTGATTGCTTCATCGTTTGATTGGCCTTTGCCGCGATGTGACGGATATACCCATAATCATATTCTAGTTCTTCAGCGATCTGCATCAAAGTTTTTCCAGTATAACGCTGCATATAAAAAACCTTTTTCTGAATGTTTTTTAATTTTGGAATAGCTTCCAAAATCACATGTAAGCTTTTATCGAGAAGCCGTTCCTGACGTAGTAGCTCTTCCAGTTCCTGATCAATCCCTCTTAAGCGACATAAAACAGAACGTTTTTTCCCTACCTCTGTATATGGTGTTTTTTCAGATAACTGCGTTAATTGTTCTTTAAGTCGTTCTAAACGTTTAATTTCTTCACGGATAATTGTCAATTCAGCATTTAGGCTAATTACATTATCATCTTTTTCCAATGCTTTCATATCCTCTCACCTTTCGAATAAACGTTCTTTTGTATTAAAACGTACGTTCTTTTCACGAAACAATCATACGCCTTTCGAAAGTGAAAGTCAATGGAATCTTTAGTATTGACAAATATTTACCCTAATTTAGATACTTTATTTTTAACTTTAAAATATATATTCTTATAAATTGTATGTTAAAGAATTTGATCTTTGCTTAAAGGATGTAATTAGAATTGACATTCGAATTAAACGAAAGTGCCAAAATAAAAATATTAGAAATTTTAAACTAGCACAGCCCGTACGATGAAACTGCATTTATTGCTACATATAAAATAGAGTTCAACAGATGCAGAACTATATGGCGGTACATATTTACCCGTTTGACAATGTTAGTATTCATGCATGTTTATTATTCAACACGCATTATCTCTTTACCAAAGCGTACTGAAGAACTTTTAATGGCTCATAAAGAAAGGCAAAAAATACAGCTTGCTAAATATAACATAACACAAGATAATGATACCCTCGTTTTTTGTACGGGTATCGGAACTCATCTTGAGCGGCAAAATGTTCTCAAAGAAGTCAAAGCTGTCTATAAAGAATGCGGCATCTTGAACGTCGACGGAAAAGTGGATAAGACCTTTCATGACTTAAGGCATACTTACGCGACGCGCCTGTTTGAACTGGGCGAACCTGCAAAGGTCGTTCAAGAGTTGTTAGGGCATTCTGATGTTTCCACAACGCTTAACATTTATACCCATGTTCTTGAGCGACAGAAAAAAAGAACGGCCTCAAAAATTGATCTCTTTTATGAAACAGACCTTTGAGCCAGATTTCTAACTGGTGTACAACTGGTGTACGCCGTCATTTTAGAAAAAAATAAAAGCCCTCAAAAGGGCTAAAACACTAACAAAATGGTCGGAGTGAGAGGATTTGAACCTCCGGCCTCATGGTCCCGAACCATGCGCTCTACCAAACTGAGCCACACCCCGATATTTTTATATTTTTGATTTGCAAACCAACAACAGTTATTGTAATATAGTCATAGATATTTTGCAAGCATATTTTTTAAAAATTTTAAAAAATTTAGGAGAAAAGCATGAAAATAATTGAAGCGGGCGTATCTGCCCCGGAAGGTTTAGCAGATATCACGGAACAGGTGCGGGAATACATCCGTGAGGTGCGTCTGAAAGACGGGTTTGTCCACATCCAGATTCCCGAACGCACCTGCGCGGTGACCATTACCATCAATGATGACTTCAATATTGACAAGGATTTTCTGAATAAAATCAACCGGTTCCTGCCCAAGTATAACGGCATGCAGTTTACAGGCTGGACCACCTCCAATGTCAAGGCCTCCCTTGTGGGGATGTCGGAGCAGGTGATGGTGGAAAGCGGCGAGCTGATCCTGGGCCTGCACCAGAGCATCTATATGGTTGAGTTCAACGGCCCCTCCACAGACCGTCGGATTTATCTCTCCCACATGGGCACCACACTGGCCGAGGGCGAAGAACCCAGACTCCCGCAGGTGCTGGAGGACCTATACGCTGCCGACCTGGCAAAGGAACAGGCCGAAAAAGAGGAACAGGACCGGATCATCGCGGAGATGCGGGCAGAGTATGCCGAGCGTATCCGCAAGCAAAAAGAGGAAGAAGCTGCCAGAGCCGCAGCAGAAAGTGAGCAGGAGGATGGCGAATAATAAAAATAATCCCACGAAAAAAACAAAGCAGAAGCAGACGAAGCAGAGCCACCAGAGCAACATTAAAAACAGCTACCGGATCGGCGCCCTGATCCTGGTGATCATCATCATTGTCAGTCTGCTGACCATGTACAGCTTTTAAGGAGCCTGTTATATAAGGATGAATATTAAAATCATTACAGTGGGCAAAATCAAGGAGAAATACCTGAGGATGGCCATTGATGAGTACAGCAAGCGGCTGGGAGCCTACTGCAGGCTGTCCATCATCGAGGTAAAGGACGAAAAAATTGAAGAGCGCTTCAGCGACGCCGAAAAGGCCAGGGCAGTGGCGCTGGAGGGCGAACGGATCGCCCGGCATCTAAAGGACAATGAAATCATCGCCGCGCTTAAGATCACCGGCAGGCAGCTGACCTCACCGGATTTCGCGAAAAAGATTGAGCATTACGGACTCCAGGGCAAGAGCAACCTGACCTTTATTATCGGCGGCTCCCTGGGACTGGCGCCGGAGATCGAGGCCCGCGCCCACTGGGATTTGTCCTTTTCAAAGATGACCTTCCCCCACCAGCTCTTCCGCGTCATGCTGCTGGAACAGGTTTACCGGGCGTTTAAGATTATAAAAAATGAAACCTATCATAAATGAAGCTGAATCCGATTTTTGAAAAAAATCGGCAGGGCAATGGAGCGTTAGCGGTTGCCCGATAACGAAGCGAACGCAGATGACGCGGAAATTATCCGATAAGGATGATAAGATTTCCGTGGAATCTGTGATCCTTAATGGAGACAATTCTCCATTGATTCAAGAAGGGAGTTAACCATGACCACCACTATGTTAGAACGAGGAAAAACAGCTAAAAAGGCGAGCATTCAGCTATCCGCCACAGATACACAGACGCGCAGCGCGGCCCTTACGGCCATTGCCGACGCGCTGGAAAAAAACCGCGCAGCACTGATCGCCGCCAACCAGAAAGATTACGAGCGCAGCGCATCCGAAAACCTGGCGGCGCCGCTGCTGGGCCGCCTGACATTTGACGACCATAAAATTGACGACGTGATCGACGGCATTCACAGCCTGACCCTGCTTGAAGACCCGCTGGGCGCTACCCGCATGGCTACCGAGCTGGACACCGGCCTGGAGCTCTACAAGATAACCTGCCCCATCGGTGTTGTTGGCATCATCTTTGAATCCCGTCCCGACGCTTTTGTCCAGATCTCCACCCTGTGCCTGAAAAGCGGTAACGCGGTGCTCTTAAAAGGCGGACGTGAAGCGCTGGAGACGAACCGCCTGCTGTGCAAGGTCATTTCGGAAGCCTCTGCCTCTGTGGGCATTCCGGACGGCTGGATTCAGAATCTTGAAAGCCGAGAGGACGTCAATGCCATGCTGGCCCTGGACGATTATATTGACCTTATTATTCCACGCGGCTCCAACAGCTTTGTGAAATACATCATGGATCACTCCAATATTCCAGTCATGGGCCACTCCGACGGGATCTGCCACGCCTATGTAGACGCCTCCGCCGATTCAGGCAAGGCTGTGAACATCGCGGTGGACGCCAAAACCCAGTACGTTTCGGCCTGCAACACCATCGAAACCCTGCTGGTGCACAAGGACATCGCCAGCGACTTTTTACCCAAACTGAAGGCCGGAATGGACCAGAAGCAAGTTCATCTGAAGGGCGATGACCGGGTGCGCGCCGTGATCGACGTCGAGGCTGCCACCGAGGACGACTGGTCCACCGAATACCTGGACTATATCCTTTCCATTAAGGTTGTCGACAGCCTGGAGGAAGCCATTGACCATATCAACACCTACGGCTCCGGCCACACCGATGTCATCGTAACTGAGGATGAGGCCCACGCGAAGAAATTCACGACCCTGGTCGATTCCGCAGGCGTCTACGTAAACTGCTCCAGCCGCTTTGCCGACGGTTTCCGCTACGGCTTCGGTGCTGAGGTGGGAATCAGCACCTCCAAGCTGCACGCCAGAGGCCCAGTGGGCTTAGACGGCCTGCTGAGCTATAAATACAAGCTCATCGGACACGGTGATATTGTAGGTGATTTCTCGGACGGAAAACGCAGCTTTACCCACAAGTCCCTGAACCAGGACTGTCCTCTGTAAATATAAAAAATTATAATTCTATTTTAAGAATCATTTAATATAATAACAGTAAGCAGAAAGGTTACACATGCAAAAGACATTTAAGGCCATCATTTTTGACTTCAACGGCACATTGTTTTTCGACTCGGACAAGCACGACGCGGCTTTTGACCGTTTTACGCTGGAGCAGTGCGGGCGGCACATTACGCCTGAGGAAATGCACGGCTTTTACGGTCAGACCAACGCCACCATCATTCCGGCCATTTTAAAGGACCGGGAGCTGACAGCAGAGGAGATCACCGCCTTTGGTGATTATAAAGAAGCGCTTTACCGGGAGCTTTGCCTGGAGGATACTGAAAACCTCCATCTGGTAAGCGGCGCCCCGGAGCTTCTTGACTGGATCTGCGCCTCGCAGATCCCTCACACCATTGCCAGCAGCTCAGAGCTTGCCAACATGGCGTTCTTTTTTAAGACCTTTGCCCTTGGCAGATGGTTCGATTTTGACGCCACCGTTTTTGATAACCACACTTTTCCGGGAAAGCCCTCCCCGGATATTTACCGTCTGGCGGCTGAAAAGCTCGGTGTCTGTCCTGAGGCGTGCATTGTGGTGGAAGACGGCCTTTCCGGTATCCAGTCTGCCCATGCGGCCGGTATCGGCCATATCATTGCCATCGCGGCGCCGGAGCGTCATGATTATTTCATGCAGGTACCTGGCGTGAACGCGGTGATTTCAAATTATCATGAGTTTGACCGTTCGCTATTAGAGCGGCCAGTGAAGGAGTAATAAATGCTAGAATTAAAAAATATCTGCTTTGAAGTGGAGGATGAAAAAAAGGGCATCCTCAAGGATGTCAGTCTCAAGATTGACTCTGGTAAATTCGTTGTCATTACCGGCCCCAACGGCGGGGGAAAATCCACCCTTGCCCGGATTATCTCCGGTATTCTCACCCCGACGGCGGGACAGATCCTGTTCGACGGCCAGGACATTACAGACCTTGACATCACTGAACGCGCCAAGCTGGGCATCAGCTTTGCTTTCCAGCAGCCTGTCCGCTTCAAGGGAATTACCGTCCATGATCTTATCTCGCTGGCTGCCGGCTCGCCGCTTAACCAGGTGGAAGCCTGCCAGTATTTATCCGAAGTCGGCCTCTGTGCCAGAGACTA
The DNA window shown above is from Eubacterium limosum and carries:
- a CDS encoding glutamate-5-semialdehyde dehydrogenase produces the protein MTTTMLERGKTAKKASIQLSATDTQTRSAALTAIADALEKNRAALIAANQKDYERSASENLAAPLLGRLTFDDHKIDDVIDGIHSLTLLEDPLGATRMATELDTGLELYKITCPIGVVGIIFESRPDAFVQISTLCLKSGNAVLLKGGREALETNRLLCKVISEASASVGIPDGWIQNLESREDVNAMLALDDYIDLIIPRGSNSFVKYIMDHSNIPVMGHSDGICHAYVDASADSGKAVNIAVDAKTQYVSACNTIETLLVHKDIASDFLPKLKAGMDQKQVHLKGDDRVRAVIDVEAATEDDWSTEYLDYILSIKVVDSLEEAIDHINTYGSGHTDVIVTEDEAHAKKFTTLVDSAGVYVNCSSRFADGFRYGFGAEVGISTSKLHARGPVGLDGLLSYKYKLIGHGDIVGDFSDGKRSFTHKSLNQDCPL
- a CDS encoding HAD family hydrolase, encoding MQKTFKAIIFDFNGTLFFDSDKHDAAFDRFTLEQCGRHITPEEMHGFYGQTNATIIPAILKDRELTAEEITAFGDYKEALYRELCLEDTENLHLVSGAPELLDWICASQIPHTIASSSELANMAFFFKTFALGRWFDFDATVFDNHTFPGKPSPDIYRLAAEKLGVCPEACIVVEDGLSGIQSAHAAGIGHIIAIAAPERHDYFMQVPGVNAVISNYHEFDRSLLERPVKE
- a CDS encoding ABC transporter ATP-binding protein; this translates as MLELKNICFEVEDEKKGILKDVSLKIDSGKFVVITGPNGGGKSTLARIISGILTPTAGQILFDGQDITDLDITERAKLGISFAFQQPVRFKGITVHDLISLAAGSPLNQVEACQYLSEVGLCARDYIDRELNDSLSGGEIKRIEIATILARGTKLSIFDEPEAGIDLWSFKNLISVFQKMYEKRGGAIMIISHQERILNIADEIIVLANGKIISQGAREDILPRLLSGTDKVDFCPRMEE